A window of Plasmodium brasilianum strain Bolivian I chromosome 8, whole genome shotgun sequence contains these coding sequences:
- a CDS encoding DNA-directed RNA polymerases I — protein sequence MFENPLDGFNDNYFNDDDDYMGDEFGQGVDSDDGENYENDIDIIADNQMKKDKSDYENSEANDDNIRITSPYLTKYEKARIIGTRALQISLNAPLTIPIETHGDTTNGKNEYDNYLNNDPLVIAEKELYNKSIPFILRRYLPNGSYEDWKLDELIID from the exons atgTTTGAAAATCcgt tGGACGGTTTTAACGACAATTACTTTAATGATGATGACGATTACATGGGAGATGAATTTGGGCAAGGTGTTGATAGTGATGATGGGGAAAATTACGAGAatgatatagatataatagCAGACAATCAGatgaaaaaagataaatctGATTATGAAAACTCAGAAgctaatgatgataatataagaataacTAGTCcatatttaacaaaatatgaaaaggcAAGAATAATAGGAACAAGAGCTTTGCAAATAAGTTTAAATGCTCCATTAACAATTCCAATTGAAACACACGGGGATACAACAAATGGTAAGAATGAAtatgataattatttaaataatgaccCTTTAGTTATAGCTGAAAaggaattatataataagtcTATTCCTTTTATATTAAGGAGGTACTTGCCTAATGGCAGTTACGAGGATTGGAAATTGGATGAACTCATAATTGATTAA